The nucleotide sequence TGATTTATAGCTCGGTTACAGTTTGTATAAAGACATTGGATGCTTCGCGTTGATTTTGGAGGGCTTGTCTTTCGTCATACGCGTCTTTCGTTTTTTTCTTGTGTTTTTTCTATCACTCGTTTCTTTTCACACTCATTCGTTTCTTCGTTTGTTCCGTCCGGATACGGAACAGTTTTAAGCCATGTtcacctcttctctccttctcgtgTCATCTCTGGTGGCCGGCGCTTTTGCCGCCGCCCGAACCGAAGCCCCCAGTGGTGCCATCGTTGTTGGTGAAGGTGGCGATTTCTCTTCCATTCAGGAAGCCGTCAATTCCGTCTCCGGCTCCGACTCTGTCATCTTCGTTAAGCCTGGAACCTATGAGGAGCAGGTTCTCATTCCCGAATCTGCTGGGGCTCTTACCATCTACGGATACACCGAGGATGACCAGGATTACTCCAAGAACCAGGTCACTCTCACTCACAGCCTCGGAGCTGACGAGGCTGGAAACAACGACTCATCCGGCACTCTTCGGGCCAAGAACAACGGCCTCAAGATGTACAACATCAACGTCGCCAACTCGCGAGGCAAGGGTGTCCAGGCCATCGCCCTGAGCGCCTACGGAGATGAGCAGGGTTACTACGGCTGCCAGTTCACTGGTTACCAGGACACCATTTTGACAAACAAGGGCAAGCACTATTTCCACGCCAGTTACATTGAGGGTGCTACCGACTTCATCTTTGGCCAAGAGTCCGTTGCTTGGTTTGAGCAATGTGATATCGGAGTCGTCGCGAAGGGTTACATCACCGCCAACGGTCGTGACAGCGCGGAGAACCCTTCCTACTACGTCATCAACAAGTCAGTTGTTAAGGCTGCTGGTGCCGGAGATGGCGAGACCTACCTCGGTCGTCCGTGGCGAGAGTTTGCCCGCGTTGTCTTCCAGAACACCGAACTCGGCAGCGTCGTCAACTCTGCTGGTTGGCTTCCATGGGGTGACAACCCTACCAACAACGTCGAGTACGGAGAGTTCGGAAACACTGGCGCCGGTGCCAGCGGTGACCgtgccagcttctccaagcaGTTGAGCGCTGCTGTTTCCATTGACGAGATCCTGGGTTCCACCTCTTGGATTGACTCCAGCTATGTCAGCGGCACTGGCTCCTCTGAGCAGCCCAGCACTGGCGATTCCTCTCCTGAGACCGaggagcctgctgctgctgcccccACTACTGCTGCGGAGGCTGTTGAGCCCGTCGTTGACGAGCAGACcagcgctgctgctgctgcccctACTGGCGCCGATGAGGCTGTCAGCCCTGCTCCCGTTGAGGCCACCTCTGCTCAAGAGGTTGCCGATCCCGTTGTGACCCAGCCAGCTGACAATGACAACGGCGGCAACAACAATGGAAACGACTGGTGGAACGGTGCTCAGCCTACCTGGAACTGGGGTGGCTTCTTCCCTCAGATGGACAAGCAGAACCCTACCACTCTCCAGACTCTTGTTCGCCAGACCGAGGCCGCTGAGGTCAACACTGTGGAGCCTGAGATCAACACTCCCGTCGCTGAAGCTCCCGTTGAGGCTCCTACCGAGGCTGTAGAGGTCGCTGAGCctgctgcctctgcttctgctgttCCCGCCTCTTCCGACGATGACTGCAGCGGTACCCCCGATGGCTTCGCTTCCCTGAACGGAGGAACCACTGGTGGCAAGGGCGGAGAAGTCGTCATTGTTTCCACCcaggaggatcttgagaaGTATGCTGGCTCGGAAGGCAAGTacgtcatcaaggtcaagggaaccatcaccatcacccccaagggcaaggaggtcgaggtcaagTCTGACAAGACTATTGTCGGTATCGGTGCCGACGCCGAGATCAACGAGGGTGGCTTTATTGTCAAGAGCCAGCGCAACATCATTTTCCGAAACCTCAAGATCGGCAACACCTACGTAGAGGGTGATGAGGAAGGCAAGACTCAGGACTTTGACGGTATTCAGATGGTACGTGTTTCGGGAACTTCGCTTGAATCATGACTGACTTTATAGGACACTTGCGAGAACATCTGGATTGACCACGTTCACCTCGAGaagggtggtgatggtctcaTTGACAGCCGAAAGGATACGACCTTCCTGACTGTCTCTTGGACCATTCTCCGCAACCACAACAAGGCCTTTGGCATTGGTAAGTCACCGTAACCCCCAAAGATTACACACTTGGCTGATCATTTAGGTTGGACCGACAACGTCGTCACGGAAATGACCATCCACCACAACTACTTCGACTCAACCACCCAGCGCAACCCCTCGGTCGACAACGTCAAGCACGCCCATCTCTACAACAACTATCTTGTCGGCCAGACATCATACGGCCACTACGCCCGCGGAAGCACCGAGATGCGCCTCGAGAACTGCTACTTCGAAAATGTCAAGAACCCCATCACGGCCGACAGCAccgccaagctcaaccagTCAGGCAGCGTCTTCAAGAGCACCAAGGGCACCACTGCCAAGAACACTGGCGATGTATTTGATCCCAAGGAGTTCTATGACTATactgctgatgctgctgaggaTGTTCCCAAGATTGTTGGTGAGGGCGCTGGCCGACAGGCAAGCATTTGCCCTGCTtaaggagatgatggaggcttTCTATGAGAGGAGCCATTGGATGCGGAGGCATTTGATGCACGATGATGGAAGATATGGAAGATATTACCAACTTATGCACTTGTAAATATTGCGAGTCATAGCACATAATCTGACGACTCTTGTTTCTTTCGAGCTTTTGTTGCCCGGCACGCGTTGGGGTCAGCATCTACGCACATTGACAATGTGATTAAGGCCGCTTGGCACAATTTTTTAAGACATACAGTTCTATTACAAGTCGCAACCTCAAAAGCTATTTTGATCTTTTCCGCAGCCATCATTATTGTGTTCATCATCATTGTAAACCTCTTCCTACTGGACCCGTTTCCATCCCCCCATGCACGAGCATCGTTCTCTGTGCCCTTGAGTACCAACTCACAGACCTTGCAAGGACCGGAAATAGGCCAGACAATCAGGCCCAGAGTACTTTTCCAATGCTTTCTTAGCCTCGCAAATCTCTTGAAGGCTTGCAACCTCGCTCTCGACGCTCGTAATCTCCTCATTCCGCTGGTCGAGGATCTGCTGGGTGTTCCCAATGTCCGCAAAAATCCGAGCTTGAGCCTCTCGGACCCCCGCGAGAGAGCACTCAACTCCTTCGCGTTCAGCAGCCTTCAGAAAGTCCCCCATGATGTTTCGTCGTTGTTGGAAGAGTTGGCCATGGTTTGAAGCCTCGGGCATCATGTTCCCCTCCACTGCCATCGTGGCGTCGCTGTATTCATCCATATTGATACCGCGAGACCGGACGTAGGTGATGATGCGGGGGTACATGTCATGGATCAATCTCTGGCTGAGCTCAAGCTCTCGGAGCGTGTCCTGGGCGTTATCGCGGGCGTTGATCGCTTCGTCGAGTCGAGTCTCTGCATCTTTGAGGCGCCCTTGTAGTGTCTCCAGGCTGAGGCCATCGAGCACATACCCAAGGCCCATCTGAGGTCGAATAACTTGGACCTCGGATTCTTGCCGAGCCGTGACGGGCATGGCGCTGCCTCCACGACAAGGTGTCGAGACGATAGACGCATCTGCACCCAGGCTCTGTCGGCTTCGGAGCTCTTGGAGAAGGGGAAAGGTGGTCGAATGGATCGGCGAAGTCTCCCTGACAGTTCGCAGGCCCTCCAGCATTGCTCGTTTCTCCAAAAACGGTTCTATCGGGTCGCAGCAAGTCTCCCTGCGCAGGTCACGGCGGAGGCAAACGGCAGCGTGAACGCCGCAGCTGGTAGCGTCCTTCTGCAGTGTGCACTCCTGATGAAGTTAACGGATTGACAAAGCATGGGGCTATCGGGGTATGCACGAACCTTTGTCTGGAATACGAGAGGCTGCTTGAGTCTGACTGCTTCCATCCATGCCCCGAAGCGTCGTCGAACAGTATTGGCACGTTCACTGCACTGCATGGAATCGTGAAAGGTCAGCACCACTTGGTCGGCAGTCACACGCGCAACACCCATTGTCCAGTGCTTGGGGAACTTGTGGTGAATGGGAAAACAGATAGTCTGCTCCTGGTCTAGATTCCGAATCGTTTGGGGCAAAGCACTGAGCTCGTCTGCTTCGAACCACAGAGGGCTGAGAAGTCGTACGTTGTCGTCGCCGTGTTCGACAACGATCGCTTGACAGACGAGTTCGACAACATCGTCGGTGAGCTGGACGTCACAGGTGAGCTGACGGAGGATCTTTTCAACTGTCAATGGCCCCGTGAGTCGCTCGCTTCTCACTGAGTGTGTCGGCGTTGAGGGCACGCTGACCATGGCcctcttgcgcttcttggttGGTGTCATCGGAGAAGTGGGAGTCGGAGCTTTGTTCAGTGGCTCGTCGGCCGGGGGCGATGAAACGTAGGGGAGGAGGGAGTGCTCAGGTGACTGCATGGGCGAGGAGGGGAGTTGGAGCAGTCCATTGGGACTGACAAACGTTTCGGGACGTGTCGATAGGTCTGGGGAGCCCATGTATGCTTCGAGTGCTGGCTGGAACCGGGGGTTCTTGTCGATCGGGCCTGACTGGGTCGT is from Fusarium keratoplasticum isolate Fu6.1 chromosome 11, whole genome shotgun sequence and encodes:
- a CDS encoding Pectinesterase, with product MFTSSLLLVSSLVAGAFAAARTEAPSGAIVVGEGGDFSSIQEAVNSVSGSDSVIFVKPGTYEEQVLIPESAGALTIYGYTEDDQDYSKNQVTLTHSLGADEAGNNDSSGTLRAKNNGLKMYNINVANSRGKGVQAIALSAYGDEQGYYGCQFTGYQDTILTNKGKHYFHASYIEGATDFIFGQESVAWFEQCDIGVVAKGYITANGRDSAENPSYYVINKSVVKAAGAGDGETYLGRPWREFARVVFQNTELGSVVNSAGWLPWGDNPTNNVEYGEFGNTGAGASGDRASFSKQLSAAVSIDEILGSTSWIDSSYVSGTGSSEQPSTGDSSPETEEPAAAAPTTAAEAVEPVVDEQTSAAAAAPTGADEAVSPAPVEATSAQEVADPVVTQPADNDNGGNNNGNDWWNGAQPTWNWGGFFPQMDKQNPTTLQTLVRQTEAAEVNTVEPEINTPVAEAPVEAPTEAVEVAEPAASASAVPASSDDDCSGTPDGFASLNGGTTGGKGGEVVIVSTQEDLEKYAGSEGKYVIKVKGTITITPKGKEVEVKSDKTIVGIGADAEINEGGFIVKSQRNIIFRNLKIGNTYVEGDEEGKTQDFDGIQMDTCENIWIDHVHLEKGGDGLIDSRKDTTFLTVSWTILRNHNKAFGIGWTDNVVTEMTIHHNYFDSTTQRNPSVDNVKHAHLYNNYLVGQTSYGHYARGSTEMRLENCYFENVKNPITADSTAKLNQSGSVFKSTKGTTAKNTGDVFDPKEFYDYTADAAEDVPKIVGEGAGRQASICPA